From Pseudomonas sp. stari2, a single genomic window includes:
- a CDS encoding basic amino acid/polyamine antiporter, whose product MATQLQDLQPGATPAQHPPLIGSLRKSEPRRLTLSLLVALVVGSMIGSGIFSLPQNMAASAGAGAILIGWLITGVGMLSLALVYQSLSNRQPALDNGVFAYARALGGDFLSFNSAWGYWISAWIGNVSYLVILFAALSYFFPAFGDGNNKAAIAGASVVLWSLHWMILRGMRTAARANALSTAAKIVPLLLFIGFVIAAFRRDTFAMDFWGAPALGSTLDQVKSTMLVTVWVFIGIEGANVFSARAAERADVGRATVIGFVITLLLLIAVSLLSLGILKQPELAALKNPSMAGVLQAAAGPWGAVLISIGLIVSVGGALLAWTLLAAESVFTPAKEKVMPPSLGAESTRGVPAHALWLTNGCIQLFLLLTLYSSASYLALISLATSMILLPYLLSSLYALKMTWQGETYAGHRALQVRDLAIALVATLYCVWLLYAAGPKYMLLSALLYAPGSLIYLGTLKSREGQPLGGPETGLLIIIWAAAAYAGWMLWSGTLTL is encoded by the coding sequence ATGGCTACTCAACTGCAAGACCTTCAACCGGGCGCTACCCCCGCCCAGCATCCGCCACTGATTGGCAGTTTGCGCAAGAGTGAGCCCAGGCGCCTGACGCTGAGCCTGCTGGTGGCGCTGGTGGTGGGTTCGATGATCGGCAGCGGCATTTTCAGCCTGCCGCAGAACATGGCCGCCAGCGCCGGGGCCGGGGCGATCCTGATCGGCTGGCTGATCACCGGAGTCGGCATGCTGTCTCTGGCACTGGTCTATCAGAGTTTGTCCAACCGCCAGCCGGCACTGGATAACGGTGTATTCGCCTACGCCCGGGCACTGGGTGGTGATTTTCTCAGCTTCAACTCTGCCTGGGGTTACTGGATCAGCGCCTGGATCGGCAACGTCAGCTACCTGGTGATTCTGTTTGCCGCGCTGAGTTACTTCTTTCCGGCATTTGGCGACGGCAATAACAAGGCAGCGATTGCCGGTGCGTCGGTCGTGCTCTGGTCGTTGCACTGGATGATCCTGCGGGGCATGCGCACGGCGGCCCGTGCCAACGCCCTGAGCACCGCGGCCAAGATCGTGCCGCTGCTGTTGTTCATCGGTTTTGTGATCGCGGCCTTCCGGCGCGACACCTTCGCCATGGACTTTTGGGGCGCTCCGGCGCTGGGCAGCACCCTCGACCAGGTCAAGAGCACGATGCTGGTGACGGTCTGGGTGTTTATCGGGATCGAAGGCGCCAATGTGTTTTCTGCCCGCGCCGCAGAACGCGCTGATGTCGGACGCGCCACGGTCATCGGTTTTGTCATTACCCTGTTGCTGCTGATCGCGGTTTCCCTGTTGTCCCTGGGCATTCTCAAACAGCCGGAACTGGCCGCCCTGAAAAACCCTTCGATGGCCGGCGTACTGCAGGCTGCCGCCGGGCCATGGGGTGCCGTGCTGATCAGCATCGGCCTGATTGTTTCGGTCGGTGGCGCCCTGCTCGCCTGGACCCTTCTGGCGGCCGAATCGGTGTTCACACCGGCGAAGGAAAAGGTCATGCCACCGTCGCTCGGCGCAGAGTCCACCCGCGGCGTACCGGCCCACGCCTTGTGGCTGACCAACGGATGCATCCAGCTGTTTCTGTTGCTGACGCTGTACTCGAGCGCCAGTTACCTGGCACTGATTTCCCTTGCCACCTCGATGATTCTGCTGCCCTACCTGCTCAGCAGTCTGTATGCACTGAAAATGACCTGGCAGGGCGAAACCTACGCCGGTCATCGCGCCCTGCAAGTGCGAGACCTGGCCATCGCGCTGGTCGCCACGCTGTATTGCGTCTGGCTGCTGTACGCCGCCGGCCCCAAATACATGCTGCTCAGCGCCTTGCTCTACGCCCCCGGCTCACTGATCTACCTGGGCACGCTGAAATCCCGTGAGGGGCAGCCCCTTGGCGGTCCCGAGACAGGTCTGCTGATCATCATCTGGGCCGCAGCGGCCTACGCCGGCTGGATGCTGTGGTCCGGGACGTTGACGTTGTAA